The Gemmatimonadaceae bacterium genome has a segment encoding these proteins:
- a CDS encoding CopD family protein, producing the protein MQPEPLLQWSDPVKEFIGFVALFLGAGAIGFRYFALRGWEIETDRAFYDDAARRAASLGLVGIVLSSIMALAALPGLAARKHLTATALATSDTATMMQLGFLALALIGYGLASARIKAGWPLAAIGVVVGWLRLALLGQWSKLINSIHSLAAGLWLGTLFVLVLAGLSALLRHEPTRERRGAIAADMVNGFSPLALTMGGVVVVFGLITAWRHLHVLSNLWSTPYGYALIVKLAFVATVFGLGAWNWRRQRPTLGTEPAAKSIRRSSMTELTVATIVLVVTAILVSLPSPKG; encoded by the coding sequence ATGCAGCCAGAACCTCTTCTTCAATGGTCCGATCCCGTCAAGGAATTCATCGGCTTCGTCGCGCTGTTTCTGGGCGCCGGCGCGATCGGGTTCCGGTACTTCGCGCTGCGCGGGTGGGAGATCGAAACCGACCGCGCGTTCTACGACGATGCGGCGCGCCGCGCGGCGAGCCTGGGCCTGGTCGGCATCGTGCTGAGCTCCATCATGGCGCTCGCCGCGCTGCCCGGACTCGCCGCGCGAAAGCATTTGACGGCGACCGCGCTCGCGACGTCGGACACCGCGACGATGATGCAGCTCGGTTTTCTCGCGCTCGCGCTCATCGGATACGGATTGGCGTCGGCGCGCATCAAGGCCGGATGGCCGCTCGCCGCGATCGGTGTCGTCGTCGGCTGGTTGCGACTCGCGCTGCTCGGCCAATGGTCGAAGCTCATCAACTCGATTCACTCGCTGGCCGCGGGCCTCTGGCTCGGAACACTGTTCGTGCTCGTTCTGGCGGGACTGAGTGCGCTGCTCCGCCACGAGCCGACACGCGAACGGCGCGGCGCCATCGCCGCCGACATGGTCAACGGATTCTCGCCGCTCGCGCTGACGATGGGCGGCGTCGTCGTGGTGTTCGGGCTGATCACCGCCTGGCGGCATCTCCACGTGCTGTCGAATCTGTGGTCCACGCCATACGGGTACGCGTTGATCGTGAAGCTCGCCTTCGTGGCGACCGTATTCGGCCTGGGCGCATGGAACTGGCGGCGCCAGCGGCCGACGCTGGGCACGGAACCGGCGGCGAAGAGCATTCGCCGGTCGTCGATGACGGAGCTCACGGTGGCGACGATCGTCCTGGTCGTGACCGCGATTCTCGTCAGCTTGCCGTCGCCGAAAGGATGA
- a CDS encoding GNAT family N-acetyltransferase, giving the protein MISVREFKDTDYDSVTALWRAAAGVTLRDADERTPLTAYLARQPGLSFVAEEDGAIVGAVLCGTDGRRGYLQHLAVASTHRRRGIGRRLAESCTHALAARGIMKCHLMVVSDNDAARAFWMRLGWTPRDDVQLMSHTAGDSANA; this is encoded by the coding sequence ATGATCAGCGTTCGTGAATTCAAGGATACTGATTACGATTCCGTAACGGCGCTCTGGCGCGCCGCCGCCGGCGTCACCTTGCGCGACGCGGACGAGCGGACGCCGTTGACCGCGTATCTCGCGCGCCAGCCGGGCTTGAGCTTCGTGGCCGAGGAGGACGGCGCGATCGTCGGCGCGGTGCTTTGCGGCACGGACGGGCGCCGCGGTTATTTGCAGCATCTCGCCGTGGCGTCCACGCATCGGCGCCGCGGCATCGGTCGGCGGCTGGCGGAATCGTGCACGCACGCGCTCGCGGCGCGCGGGATCATGAAGTGCCACCTGATGGTCGTGAGCGACAACGACGCGGCGCGCGCGTTCTGGATGCGGCTTGGCTGGACGCCTCGCGACGACGTCCAGCTGATGTCGCATACGGCGGGGGATTCGGCGAATGCCTAA